From Candidatus Poribacteria bacterium, the proteins below share one genomic window:
- a CDS encoding Gfo/Idh/MocA family oxidoreductase — MNSMTNSMPLSTPLDVRRGVTDTADVAFPLRWGILGAGNISAQWVWALHACEGATVTAVAARDIDRAKEFARQYGVATAHGDYREMVASDDVDIVYIGTINRLHKEHTLLAIEAGKHVLCEKPLTESLSDAQEMYAAAEEKDVMMQDGMWTRFFPAVEHARAAIEAGIIGEVVLTQSDFFDPIYTVQAAPLAFGAAAVPISVTVVVNNAGGAIVDYGEDKYAILTFPPRNSELPEITELVGTAGRITLERPGHCPTRISIRIPPPNGVPSQYRTRNAPAPLHYFEYPLPGSVAMARSSPNQHGFLYQAEAVHRCLAAGLRQCPQYDKEESLHAMNVLTEINKARQAAGR, encoded by the coding sequence ATGAACTCTATGACAAACAGCATGCCGCTTTCAACACCATTGGACGTTCGCCGAGGGGTTACAGATACGGCAGATGTCGCATTCCCGTTACGCTGGGGTATCCTCGGTGCTGGTAACATTTCCGCGCAGTGGGTGTGGGCTTTACACGCCTGTGAAGGCGCAACTGTAACGGCTGTGGCGGCACGGGACATTGACCGAGCGAAAGAATTCGCGCGGCAGTATGGCGTCGCGACTGCTCATGGCGATTACAGGGAAATGGTCGCATCGGATGATGTAGATATTGTATACATCGGCACAATCAACCGACTACACAAAGAACATACCCTTCTCGCCATTGAGGCAGGCAAACATGTACTCTGTGAGAAACCGCTCACCGAGAGCCTCTCCGATGCGCAAGAGATGTATGCAGCAGCCGAGGAGAAGGATGTGATGATGCAAGACGGCATGTGGACCCGTTTCTTTCCCGCGGTGGAACATGCGCGCGCCGCCATTGAGGCAGGGATTATCGGAGAGGTTGTGCTAACACAGTCCGATTTCTTCGACCCGATCTATACCGTCCAAGCCGCACCGCTTGCCTTCGGTGCCGCTGCTGTGCCGATATCGGTCACTGTTGTCGTCAACAACGCCGGCGGTGCAATTGTGGACTACGGTGAAGACAAATACGCGATACTGACGTTCCCGCCGCGCAACTCTGAACTTCCAGAGATAACAGAGCTCGTCGGGACAGCGGGACGCATCACGCTTGAGCGACCCGGACATTGCCCGACGCGCATCTCTATCCGAATTCCACCGCCGAACGGCGTGCCTTCGCAGTATAGGACCCGAAACGCACCTGCTCCGTTGCATTATTTTGAGTATCCGTTGCCGGGATCTGTCGCGATGGCGAGATCCTCTCCCAATCAACACGGATTTCTCTACCAAGCTGAAGCCGTTCATCGCTGTCTTGCCGCCGGTTTGCGTCAGTGTCCACAATACGATAAAGAGGAGTCCCTGCACGCCATGAATGTGTTGACGGAAATCAACAAGGCGAGGCAAGCAGCAGGTCGTTAG
- a CDS encoding transposase, giving the protein MPYADSKSHHLPEYDYSQPGWYFVKLSTRNMSCLFGDVRNGIINLTDAGRMVERVWQELPSYSPRIGLDIFQVMPNHFHGILIIKADFEEVPITSVSAKHKVPPQQQHETGVPLSLLDLVARFKSLTTTQYIRGVKENNWKRFDKKLWGTRFHDHVIRTESALQSIRTYIQNNPRKWEFDRLNK; this is encoded by the coding sequence ATGCCTTATGCAGATTCTAAATCGCATCATTTACCAGAATATGATTATTCACAACCTGGTTGGTATTTTGTCAAACTTTCTACTCGAAATATGTCTTGCTTGTTTGGCGATGTACGCAATGGAATCATTAATTTGACGGATGCTGGTCGCATGGTTGAACGTGTGTGGCAGGAACTGCCAAGTTACTCTCCTCGGATTGGTTTGGATATCTTTCAAGTGATGCCAAATCATTTCCACGGTATTTTGATTATCAAAGCGGATTTCGAGGAGGTTCCAATCACCTCGGTGAGTGCAAAGCACAAGGTCCCTCCGCAACAGCAGCATGAAACTGGAGTGCCTCTATCGCTGCTTGACTTAGTCGCTCGTTTTAAATCTTTAACAACTACTCAATACATTCGCGGGGTCAAGGAAAATAACTGGAAAAGATTTGACAAAAAGTTGTGGGGAACAAGATTTCATGATCATGTTATTCGCACTGAATCTGCCTTACAATCAATTCGAACGTATATTCAGAACAACCCTCGAAAATGGGAGTTTGATCGTTTGAATAAGTGA
- a CDS encoding alcohol dehydrogenase catalytic domain-containing protein, with translation MKAAQFYGGKDIRVEIVPDPTPEEGQVLVQVEAAGICGSDLHGYHHQPEKPQSPRIGGHELTGEIIDIGRDVRGYEKGTRVAVEPITPCNNCPECFNGYYNICGNLRHGGGGFAEFMVARTPNVYTLPDSVSAEGGALAEVYAVAVHAVNRAMVSPGDRVAIIGSGPVGLTIAQVADIAGATSIAMLGKPDGPIQIAHEAVGALPINVDKTDPVEAIMEWSDGRGADVVFEAVGGSANTLEQATEIAAKRGRVCMVGGHRTPLTFSERFARSRELTVIWSFCYGRRGGKTEFQVAIDLLAAGKLDPNPLITHRFDLDDVAQAFAVAAERDEHGSVKVLVLPNH, from the coding sequence GTGAAAGCGGCGCAATTTTACGGTGGAAAAGACATAAGGGTCGAAATAGTACCCGATCCAACACCGGAAGAAGGACAAGTGTTGGTCCAAGTAGAAGCGGCAGGGATCTGTGGAAGCGATCTGCACGGCTATCATCATCAACCAGAGAAACCCCAATCGCCACGCATTGGTGGACATGAATTGACGGGAGAGATTATCGACATAGGTAGAGATGTTCGGGGATATGAAAAGGGCACGCGCGTAGCAGTTGAACCGATCACGCCGTGTAACAATTGTCCCGAATGTTTCAATGGCTACTACAATATCTGTGGGAACCTGCGGCACGGGGGCGGTGGTTTTGCGGAGTTCATGGTTGCCCGTACGCCAAACGTATACACATTGCCGGATAGTGTCTCTGCAGAGGGCGGTGCGTTGGCAGAAGTTTACGCAGTCGCCGTCCATGCCGTCAACAGGGCAATGGTATCCCCGGGAGACCGTGTCGCCATTATCGGGAGCGGTCCTGTTGGCTTGACGATCGCGCAGGTAGCCGATATCGCAGGGGCAACCTCTATCGCCATGCTGGGCAAGCCGGATGGTCCCATACAGATTGCACACGAGGCTGTCGGAGCCCTGCCTATCAACGTAGATAAGACGGATCCTGTCGAGGCTATCATGGAGTGGAGCGACGGCAGAGGGGCGGATGTTGTCTTTGAGGCGGTTGGGGGGAGCGCGAATACGCTGGAACAAGCGACAGAGATCGCCGCGAAGCGGGGACGCGTCTGTATGGTAGGCGGACATCGGACACCGCTCACCTTTTCGGAGCGGTTCGCACGCAGTCGAGAACTTACAGTCATCTGGTCGTTCTGCTACGGCAGACGAGGTGGGAAGACGGAGTTCCAGGTCGCTATCGACTTACTCGCCGCTGGCAAACTCGACCCGAATCCACTGATTACGCATCGGTTCGACTTAGACGACGTTGCACAAGCGTTCGCAGTCGCAGCCGAACGTGATGAACACGGATCTGTCAAAGTACTCGTGTTGCCTAATCATTAG
- a CDS encoding sulfatase, giving the protein MSKPNIIYIHSHDTGRYVQPYGHAIPTPNIQKLAEEGVVFRNAFCANPTCSPSRAALLTGQWAHSCGMGGLANRGWSLPVPEHLITYTLNAAGYTTALAGFQHVVRDLKETGYQRLLSEGTVRAGAEERARDFISEKHDAPFFLDVGFGETHRRAKGFDPPPDGEPKTDPRYVKPPAPFPDTPVTRQDMAEYIDAARTLDRKMGVVFDALEENGLAENTLVICTTDHGLAFPRMKCHLSDHGIGIMLIVRGPGGFSGGQVVDGLVSQIDLFPTICELAGIEAPAWLQGNSVLPLVRGEAEDVRDAIFAEVNYHCCYEPQRAIRTKRWKYIRRYDDAEKWALPNCDDSISKTFMMEHGWGDDPVESERLYDVVFDSSEAHNLAADPNYADVLTEMRDRLEQWRTATDDPVNENQIMVPPETAVSNDPTDISPGDPHYPAREMV; this is encoded by the coding sequence ATGAGCAAACCAAACATAATCTATATTCATTCACACGACACAGGTCGATACGTTCAACCTTACGGGCATGCGATCCCGACGCCGAATATCCAGAAACTTGCGGAGGAAGGGGTGGTGTTCCGAAACGCCTTCTGTGCGAATCCGACCTGTTCTCCCTCGCGCGCCGCACTACTCACCGGACAGTGGGCACATAGTTGCGGTATGGGAGGTTTGGCAAACCGCGGGTGGAGTCTTCCGGTCCCAGAGCATCTCATCACCTATACCTTGAATGCGGCTGGATATACCACCGCCTTGGCAGGATTCCAGCATGTCGTCCGAGATCTTAAGGAAACAGGATACCAGCGGCTCTTATCCGAAGGGACCGTGCGAGCGGGGGCAGAGGAACGCGCACGCGATTTCATTTCGGAGAAGCATGACGCGCCATTTTTCTTAGATGTCGGATTTGGTGAGACGCATCGCCGCGCAAAAGGATTCGATCCACCCCCCGATGGTGAACCGAAAACCGACCCGCGCTATGTAAAGCCCCCCGCACCGTTCCCCGATACACCTGTGACTCGACAGGATATGGCGGAGTACATAGACGCGGCGCGCACGCTGGATAGGAAAATGGGTGTGGTTTTTGACGCGTTGGAGGAGAACGGGCTTGCTGAGAACACGCTCGTGATATGCACGACCGACCATGGGCTCGCCTTTCCCCGCATGAAGTGTCATCTCAGCGACCACGGTATCGGTATCATGCTTATTGTTCGCGGGCCCGGTGGTTTTAGTGGCGGACAAGTTGTGGACGGGTTAGTGAGTCAGATCGACCTCTTCCCGACGATTTGCGAATTGGCAGGGATTGAAGCTCCGGCGTGGTTACAGGGAAATTCTGTGCTCCCGTTAGTTCGCGGTGAAGCGGAAGATGTGCGTGACGCTATTTTCGCTGAAGTCAACTATCATTGTTGCTACGAACCGCAACGTGCGATCCGAACGAAGCGATGGAAATATATCCGCCGTTATGACGATGCGGAAAAATGGGCACTGCCAAACTGCGATGACAGCATTAGCAAAACCTTTATGATGGAGCACGGTTGGGGTGACGATCCAGTTGAATCGGAACGGTTGTACGATGTGGTGTTTGATTCGTCAGAGGCACATAACCTCGCGGCGGATCCCAATTACGCAGACGTCTTGACGGAGATGCGAGACCGTTTGGAGCAGTGGCGGACGGCAACCGATGATCCGGTGAACGAAAATCAGATTATGGTGCCACCAGAGACGGCTGTATCGAACGATCCGACGGATATTTCACCGGGGGATCCGCATTATCCGGCACGTGAAATGGTGTAA
- a CDS encoding MFS transporter — MPKVEGGSKPNTNTRNFRFALLQGTFMRINLAFADSSTVLPAFIHRLSGSDILVGLTGSMMTAGWMWPQLLMSNLLEHRPRKMPFYALGMSVRVLAWLGVFFCTITIGEQNPTLLAASFLSLYFISSSAMGVSTLPYMDIVSKAIAPQQRARFFSLRQLYGGFFAIWVGFLVRAVLGNESEFTGILGSITQTFKTVTMYFICSVCRLDTDLGFPYNYAFLFVCSVAAAFFSFVSFLGVREPIHPVHPRRQPMWQHLKHGAHFLRTDTNYRRFILFRVFAHFSGMASPFYMPYALNDLGFSEATMGFFIVCSALSGVISNAFWGHIGEKYGVRWLLIITAALMGIPPALAWSSGILPTSLWMPAFFLIFIVGGILANGMMVGFMAYMLNIAPPRNRPSYIGFMNTLLMPVSFGPLLAGFLAPHIGYRWLFAISVGICIAAFHIGTQLEEIMHEDETAEETDA; from the coding sequence ATGCCTAAAGTAGAGGGGGGTTCTAAACCCAATACCAATACACGAAACTTCCGATTTGCACTGCTCCAAGGCACCTTTATGCGTATCAATTTAGCGTTTGCGGATTCATCGACGGTGCTTCCTGCTTTTATTCATAGATTAAGTGGTTCCGACATTCTGGTGGGTTTAACGGGTTCAATGATGACGGCGGGGTGGATGTGGCCCCAACTGCTGATGTCGAACCTGCTTGAACACCGTCCGAGAAAAATGCCATTTTACGCGCTCGGTATGAGCGTCCGCGTTTTGGCATGGCTTGGGGTTTTTTTCTGCACCATCACAATCGGTGAGCAAAACCCAACATTACTCGCGGCTTCCTTTTTGTCCCTCTATTTCATATCCTCCTCCGCTATGGGCGTTTCGACACTTCCGTATATGGACATTGTTTCTAAAGCGATAGCACCGCAACAGCGTGCCCGTTTCTTTAGCCTGCGCCAACTCTATGGCGGTTTTTTCGCGATCTGGGTTGGGTTTCTTGTTCGTGCGGTGCTTGGGAACGAATCTGAATTTACAGGTATATTGGGGAGTATTACACAGACTTTCAAGACGGTCACGATGTATTTTATCTGTTCCGTTTGCCGTCTGGATACCGATCTTGGGTTTCCGTATAATTACGCCTTTCTCTTTGTCTGTTCGGTGGCAGCGGCGTTTTTCTCTTTCGTGAGTTTTTTAGGTGTGCGCGAGCCTATCCATCCTGTTCATCCGAGGCGCCAACCGATGTGGCAACACTTGAAGCACGGGGCGCATTTCTTGCGGACGGACACAAATTATCGGCGTTTCATTCTCTTCCGCGTTTTTGCACATTTCTCTGGCATGGCATCGCCTTTTTATATGCCTTATGCGCTGAATGATCTCGGATTTTCAGAAGCGACGATGGGATTTTTCATCGTCTGTTCGGCGCTGAGTGGTGTGATTTCAAACGCATTCTGGGGACATATTGGCGAAAAGTATGGTGTACGATGGTTGCTGATTATCACGGCGGCACTGATGGGTATTCCGCCTGCCCTCGCCTGGTCTTCGGGCATATTGCCGACTTCACTATGGATGCCCGCCTTTTTCCTGATTTTTATCGTGGGCGGTATTTTGGCGAACGGCATGATGGTGGGTTTTATGGCGTATATGTTAAACATCGCGCCGCCTCGGAACCGCCCGAGTTATATTGGCTTCATGAACACGCTGCTCATGCCTGTGAGTTTTGGGCCCCTTCTTGCTGGATTCCTTGCCCCGCATATCGGTTATCGGTGGTTGTTCGCTATTTCAGTAGGCATCTGCATCGCGGCTTTCCATATTGGAACACAATTAGAAGAAATTATGCACGAAGATGAGACAGCAGAGGAAACCGACGCGTAA
- a CDS encoding Gfo/Idh/MocA family oxidoreductase, giving the protein MEPLRIGFLGAGGFARHTIYPALHLAPVALQAVCDADEDRAKDAAGKFGTGRYYTDRHEMFEKEDLEAVIISMGPDPRQPLVLETLEAGYHVFVPKPPAPSLAETITLAETAEQHNKTLMVNFQRRFSLGVREAREIMQTESFGQLTQLFCSFCSGKYPTVKQYLLDFAIHHFDLARHIAGADVKELSVFHNEVDGQGAFAVAVEYTNGAVGSLQLTSQRLWQRNYDYIEITGQHEYIVLDGLWGAQHFTESGNTFTSNFSDQRNGELTGDGISLTEFVNAIREGREPISSIHDCVGTMRFYDAVLQRKKGVISLQ; this is encoded by the coding sequence ATGGAACCTCTTCGGATTGGATTTCTCGGTGCCGGCGGTTTCGCAAGGCACACCATTTATCCCGCGTTACATCTCGCTCCCGTCGCATTGCAAGCCGTTTGCGATGCCGACGAAGACCGGGCAAAAGACGCTGCCGGCAAGTTCGGCACAGGAAGATATTACACCGATCGGCACGAGATGTTTGAAAAGGAAGACCTCGAAGCAGTCATTATCTCCATGGGACCTGACCCACGGCAGCCACTCGTGCTGGAAACGCTTGAGGCAGGATACCACGTTTTCGTCCCTAAACCTCCCGCGCCATCGCTCGCAGAAACGATCACGCTGGCAGAAACCGCAGAACAGCACAACAAGACGCTAATGGTAAACTTCCAGCGCCGGTTCAGTCTCGGTGTGCGTGAGGCGAGGGAAATCATGCAGACCGAATCCTTCGGGCAACTCACGCAGCTCTTCTGTTCGTTCTGTAGTGGTAAGTACCCGACAGTGAAACAGTATCTGCTCGACTTTGCCATCCACCACTTCGATTTGGCACGGCACATCGCTGGTGCCGATGTGAAGGAACTCAGCGTTTTTCACAATGAGGTTGACGGACAAGGTGCCTTCGCTGTCGCCGTAGAATACACCAACGGCGCCGTCGGAAGTTTGCAGTTGACCAGTCAACGTTTGTGGCAGCGCAACTATGACTACATCGAAATTACCGGACAACACGAATACATCGTTTTAGACGGATTGTGGGGTGCGCAACACTTTACCGAATCCGGGAATACCTTCACCTCAAATTTCTCTGATCAGCGCAACGGGGAGTTGACAGGAGACGGCATCAGCCTCACCGAATTCGTCAACGCCATTCGTGAAGGGCGAGAGCCGATATCCAGCATACACGACTGTGTTGGCACGATGCGGTTCTATGATGCTGTCCTTCAACGCAAAAAAGGCGTTATCTCCCTTCAATAG
- a CDS encoding ThuA domain-containing protein, which produces METLKLLIFVGTEGIYHDHAGNGQFLTTMLNDTDDIEADFSQDYGVLGNGLDKYDTVLFYTDVGELTAAQETGLLTHIRTGGGFFGLHTAAASFREAEGYHGMLNGFFDGHSPYMDFTVNVSDTEHPITEGLTDFKVTDELYYLKHNPEASRHLMHAYDETKDETHVMAFHHTYGAGRVFYFALGHDMAVLENPSFQTVIRRGALWAGNRI; this is translated from the coding sequence ATGGAAACGCTTAAACTGCTAATATTTGTCGGGACGGAAGGGATTTACCACGATCATGCCGGGAACGGACAATTCTTGACGACGATGCTCAACGACACCGACGATATTGAAGCCGATTTCTCGCAAGACTACGGTGTACTTGGCAATGGTCTTGACAAATACGACACTGTGCTCTTCTATACCGATGTCGGGGAACTCACCGCAGCACAAGAAACCGGTCTACTCACCCATATCCGAACAGGCGGTGGGTTTTTTGGACTGCACACCGCAGCTGCTTCGTTCAGGGAGGCTGAAGGCTACCACGGTATGCTCAACGGGTTCTTCGATGGACACAGTCCCTACATGGACTTCACTGTTAATGTGAGCGATACCGAGCATCCGATTACTGAAGGATTAACCGATTTTAAGGTAACGGATGAACTCTATTATCTAAAGCACAATCCCGAGGCATCACGCCATCTGATGCACGCCTATGACGAGACCAAAGATGAGACGCATGTCATGGCGTTTCACCATACGTATGGCGCGGGTCGGGTATTCTACTTCGCGCTCGGACACGATATGGCAGTGCTTGAGAATCCGAGTTTTCAGACGGTTATCCGCCGCGGCGCGCTGTGGGCTGGAAACCGAATTTAG
- a CDS encoding zinc-binding dehydrogenase translates to MKVVAKFGHESAGLIDKPDPVAKGEFAVVKIHSVPMCTEYKGFTSEHKGDSFGHEAAGEVVEIAQEGTVKVGDRVVVMPHFPCGKCHLCLTGEYAHCPDDNKILHATEQTGVTATFAQYVLKQDWLLVPIPDGISYHHAGMACCGLGSTSNAMRLMNVNAFDTVLITGMGPIGLGGVINAVYRGARVIAVESHPYRADLAKKLGAAEVVNPQDEDVADQIQDLTDGKGVDKGVECSAASAAVRLLIEVTRPKGHIALIGGIGEVEIQGSGIINKGLVLHGTRHYNLADTPAMMRMITQVKDQLDTFITHSFPMREIQEAWALQCTHDCGKVVLDPWK, encoded by the coding sequence ATGAAAGTTGTTGCAAAATTTGGTCATGAAAGTGCGGGCTTAATAGATAAACCCGACCCGGTTGCCAAGGGTGAGTTCGCCGTCGTCAAAATTCATTCGGTCCCGATGTGTACGGAATACAAAGGCTTCACAAGCGAACATAAAGGCGACAGTTTCGGACACGAAGCCGCGGGTGAAGTGGTAGAAATCGCGCAGGAGGGCACCGTCAAGGTAGGTGACCGCGTTGTCGTCATGCCTCACTTCCCTTGTGGAAAGTGTCATCTCTGCTTAACAGGTGAATATGCCCACTGTCCGGACGACAACAAAATCCTACACGCTACCGAACAGACGGGTGTAACGGCGACTTTCGCACAGTACGTTCTTAAACAGGACTGGCTGCTCGTGCCGATTCCGGACGGGATCTCCTATCATCACGCTGGAATGGCATGTTGTGGACTTGGATCGACATCTAATGCCATGCGGTTGATGAATGTCAACGCGTTCGATACTGTTCTGATTACGGGGATGGGACCCATCGGGCTTGGTGGCGTGATTAACGCAGTGTATAGAGGTGCGCGCGTCATTGCGGTTGAGAGCCATCCGTATCGAGCGGACCTGGCGAAGAAACTCGGTGCAGCAGAAGTTGTTAACCCACAAGACGAGGATGTCGCTGATCAGATTCAGGATTTGACGGATGGTAAAGGTGTAGATAAAGGTGTGGAGTGCTCAGCGGCTTCTGCAGCAGTCCGCCTATTGATTGAGGTAACACGCCCGAAAGGACACATTGCCTTGATTGGTGGTATTGGCGAAGTGGAAATTCAGGGGAGTGGTATTATTAATAAAGGCTTGGTATTACACGGCACGCGGCATTATAACCTCGCAGACACACCTGCTATGATGCGGATGATCACACAAGTGAAGGATCAGCTGGACACATTCATCACGCACAGTTTTCCGATGCGCGAGATTCAGGAAGCGTGGGCGTTGCAGTGTACGCACGATTGCGGGAAAGTCGTCCTTGACCCGTGGAAATAA